In Kitasatospora viridis, the DNA window GCCGGCCGCCGGATCGGAGCTGCTCGACCCGCTCGCCGCGACCGGGGCCTGTGACGGGGACGGCGCGGCCGCCGGGGAGGTCGTGGCCGGCGCCGGGGTCGGCGGCGGAGTCGGCCCCGGGGTGCCGCTCGCCGTCGGCGCCGGACCCGGGTCGTGGCCGAACAGCTGCTGCACCTCCCGGGCGATCAGCGCCGGGTCCACCGTGTTGACGTCCTCGCCGCCGATGGTCGCGAAGCCGGTGATCGGCAGGGTGTTGAACTCGACGTTGCCGCCGGTCAGATCGGTGGCCTGCTGGGCGAAGTCCAGGATGTCCAGCTTGTCGTCGATCACCACGTCCTTCTTCACCACGTCGAGCAGCGACTGCATCCGGCCGAGGTCGTTGAACAGCCCCTCGTCCTTCAGCTTGTTCTCCACCGAGGCGATGAAGGCCTGCTGACGGTGCGTCCGGTCCAGGTCGCCGCCCGGCAGGTTGTGCCGCTGGCGCACGAAGGCCAGCGCCTGCGAGGCGTTCAGCGTGTTCAGCCCCGCCTGGCCGGAGAACCCGGAGCCCTGGCCGTCCTCCGCCGGGTCGCTGGTCGCGTGGTTCAGACAGACCGTCACTGGCCCCACCGCCTGCGCGATGTCGTAGAAGCCCAGCAGGTTGATCTCGGCGAAGTGGTCGATCGGGATGCCGAGGAAGTTCTGCACGGTGGCCAGCGTCGCCGCCCGCCCCGCGTCCCGGCTCTGCTGCTCCAGCTGAGCACCCTTCAGCCCCTGGGCGGCCAGCTTCGGCTCGGCCGCCGCCTTCGCGATGCCGTAGGCCTCCTTGATCTTGTGCATCCCGCCGTCCGCGCCGTACGTCTGCACGTAGTCGTCGCGCGGGATCGACAGCGCCGTCACCTTGCCGTCGTCGGCCGGCATGTGCAGCACGATCAGCGTGTTGGTGTTGTAGCCGCCGACCTCGCTGCTGTCCCCGGCGTGCAGCTCGTCCTGCACGAACTGCGGGGGCAGGTCGTTGCCGTTCATGTCCTTGCGGCTGTCCAGGCCGATCAGCAACAGGTTGACCGAGTTGTCCAGGTGCGGCGGCGCGCTGCGCTGCACGCCCGCGAGCGCCTTGGAGGTGGTCAGCCCCGCGCTCAGCGAGGCGTAGGTGTAGTAGGTGAACCCGCTGGCCGCCAGCACGGCCAGCCCGGCCCCGAGCACCACCGCCCGCCCGGCCACCGTCGCCACCCCGGTGCCGCGGCCCCCGGCCCGCACCCGGCCCGGCCGATCGGGCTCAGCCACGACGGTTCCTCCTGTCTCGGACGATCCTCACCAGCACCACGACCGCCGCCGCCCCGAGCGCCGCGAGCATCACCGGGAACCCGTCGACGCCCCAGCGGATCGCCCCGGTGGCCAGCCCCTTGGTGCCCCGGTACCGGTGCGGGTCACCGAGCAGCTCGGCGGCCGCCGACAGCGCGAGCACCAGCGTCGGGCAGGCGGGCAGCACCCACCACCACCCCGCCCGGCTGGCCAGCGCGGTCGCCGCCGCCGTCCCGACCACCACCGACCCGCCGAAGATCAGCCCCAGCCCCGGCCCGATCGCCTCGTCCACCAGCGCACCGGCCACCGGCAGCCCCACCAGCAGCAGCACCACCGCCGACCGGGCACGCGGAGACCGCGCCACCGCACCACCGCCCTGCGGCTCAGCCGGTCCCGCCACGCGCGTGCCCCCTCAGTGGTTGCCTGGCTCAGTGGTTGCCTGGTTGCGGCAATCTAGCAACGCGCACGCCGGAAAACGCCGAGGCCGGGAGGGGTTGACGCCGAACGGGGGACGGAGATCCGCGGCTGCCCGCCGGTCCGTGGCCCGTCCGACGTCGACCGCGCGGGTTAGCCGGCCTGCTCCGTTCTCTAGCCACGGTCGCCAGGACAGACGGTCAGCCGGTCGCACACCGGTCGTACCAGCGCCCGCGGGCGGTGAGCGGCCATCATCAAGATCACTTGTCGAAGGACAGGCGTTCCGAAGCGTCGGTTACGCTCCTGTGCCAGAGCTGACCTGGACTGGCCTGGAGCGAAGTGGAGTTGAGTTGCCGTGACCTTCACGGTCCTGGTGAACATCGCGGTGGTCCGCGTTGGCGTACCGCCCGCCCGGGCTCAACTGGAGCTCATCGCCACCGAGCTCCTGAGCTGACCCGTCGGCCCGTCAAGATCCCGTCAGAACCGGCCGCTCAGCCGTAGTCCATGCGTCAAGGACGGGTGCGAACGGCGCCCCTGGTGCCTGTACTGGAACCGACAACCAACCCCCGTACCCGGAAAGGGCACGCACGCCATGACGGATCACCTTCCCGCCGAGCCGGAGCACCATACGACCACTGTCCTGCCGCGCGTCGGCGGTGGTGAGCAGGACGAGCCGGACGGGCAGGACGAGTGCGTCGCGTGGACGCACTGCCGGTTCGCGCTGCACTACGAGGACTGACGGGGCGTCGGGCGGGCGGGCCGGGGCGGTGCGGCGGATCGTGGTGGGCGTGAGCGGGGGGCGGGGGAGTGCCGGCGCGGTGCGGCGGGCGTTGCGGGAGGCAGGGGGTGGGGCGGTGGAGTTGGTGCTGGTGCACGCGTGGCGGCCGCCGGGGGGTGAGCGGAGTTTCCGGCGGCACCCGGATGCGCGCGGGCTGGCCGAGGTGCGGGAGGCGGCGGCCGGGCGGCTCGACGAGGCGTTGCGCAGTGCGTTGGCCGGGGCGGGGCCGGGGACGGCCGTGCGCGGTGCGCTGGTGCGGGGCCGGCCGCGGCGGGTGCTGGTGGCGGTCACCGATCGGGGTGCCGACCTGTTGGTGGTGGGTGCGGGCCGGGGTCTGCTGCGGCGGGGGCTGCGGCGCTCGGTGACGGCGCACTGTCTGCGGCACGCGGGGTGTCCGGTGCTGACGGTGCCCGGTCCGTAGGGGTCAGCGCGGGCGCCGTTGCAGGACGTCGGCGAGCACGGTGGTGACCAGCTTGTCGACGGTCGAGGTGGTCGCTGCGTCCCGGTCGGCGAACAGCAGGTGTCCGCCGCCGACCAGGGAGAGGGTGAGGGAGTCGATGTCGGCGTCGGCCGCGATGCGGCCGAGTTCGCGCTCGTCGGCCAGGTAGGCGGTGACCGCGGTGGTGGCCT includes these proteins:
- a CDS encoding LCP family protein — encoded protein: MAEPDRPGRVRAGGRGTGVATVAGRAVVLGAGLAVLAASGFTYYTYASLSAGLTTSKALAGVQRSAPPHLDNSVNLLLIGLDSRKDMNGNDLPPQFVQDELHAGDSSEVGGYNTNTLIVLHMPADDGKVTALSIPRDDYVQTYGADGGMHKIKEAYGIAKAAAEPKLAAQGLKGAQLEQQSRDAGRAATLATVQNFLGIPIDHFAEINLLGFYDIAQAVGPVTVCLNHATSDPAEDGQGSGFSGQAGLNTLNASQALAFVRQRHNLPGGDLDRTHRQQAFIASVENKLKDEGLFNDLGRMQSLLDVVKKDVVIDDKLDILDFAQQATDLTGGNVEFNTLPITGFATIGGEDVNTVDPALIAREVQQLFGHDPGPAPTASGTPGPTPPPTPAPATTSPAAAPSPSQAPVAASGSSSSDPAAGLPMQGPAVSMGGIPCVN
- a CDS encoding DUF6542 domain-containing protein produces the protein MAGPAEPQGGGAVARSPRARSAVVLLLVGLPVAGALVDEAIGPGLGLIFGGSVVVGTAAATALASRAGWWWVLPACPTLVLALSAAAELLGDPHRYRGTKGLATGAIRWGVDGFPVMLAALGAAAVVVLVRIVRDRRNRRG
- a CDS encoding universal stress protein; the encoded protein is MGVSGGRGSAGAVRRALREAGGGAVELVLVHAWRPPGGERSFRRHPDARGLAEVREAAAGRLDEALRSALAGAGPGTAVRGALVRGRPRRVLVAVTDRGADLLVVGAGRGLLRRGLRRSVTAHCLRHAGCPVLTVPGP